In Microbacterium pumilum, the following proteins share a genomic window:
- a CDS encoding alpha/beta hydrolase family protein, which produces MIPAVGIVAIVVVIAPIAWLIRKLAFRVVGVAPRRKAIVARRVGDSVELPRSVLTSAPGRYGLWFGEEFQQHILIGPVHRVDERYVLRSVLSSTSTIPSDPFEAQLTGHVMNSPSEVDPKWEDIAIPLSDGEVAPAWLFPGRDDAPWVIHVEGIRTSRLVTLRSVEAAERAGLTSLVITYRGAGDGPAARVSYLGQREWLDLADAVRFARSRGASQVYVVAWSMGAGIALELLRHDPTAFERLALIAPATNWMAIVRHGIRRARLPAFLAALVTRTMASSAGSKLIGIPAPLDFHRLDWIDEFTLGIPTLVIHSDGDEEIPFELTREFAAAHGTVKLVATKTAPHGWEANVDPELFQSTLTAWLANPVPTT; this is translated from the coding sequence ATGATCCCTGCCGTCGGGATCGTCGCGATCGTTGTCGTGATCGCACCGATCGCGTGGTTGATCCGCAAGCTTGCATTCCGCGTGGTGGGAGTAGCGCCGCGCCGTAAGGCGATAGTCGCGCGTCGGGTCGGAGACAGCGTCGAATTGCCGAGGAGCGTCCTCACTTCGGCTCCGGGCAGGTATGGGCTCTGGTTCGGGGAGGAATTCCAACAGCACATCCTGATCGGTCCCGTGCACAGGGTCGACGAGCGGTACGTGCTCCGAAGCGTCCTCAGCTCGACCTCGACTATCCCCTCGGATCCATTCGAAGCGCAGCTCACCGGTCATGTCATGAACAGTCCGTCGGAGGTCGACCCGAAGTGGGAGGACATCGCGATCCCGCTGAGTGACGGAGAAGTTGCGCCCGCTTGGCTATTCCCCGGTAGGGATGACGCTCCTTGGGTCATCCACGTCGAAGGAATCCGAACCTCGCGCTTGGTGACGCTCCGGTCCGTCGAAGCTGCCGAGCGCGCAGGCCTCACCTCGCTCGTGATCACCTATCGCGGCGCAGGTGACGGTCCCGCTGCCCGAGTGTCGTACCTGGGTCAACGGGAGTGGCTCGATCTCGCAGACGCAGTGCGATTCGCTCGGTCGCGCGGCGCATCGCAGGTATACGTCGTCGCTTGGTCGATGGGCGCCGGGATCGCGCTGGAGTTGTTGCGACACGATCCAACGGCGTTCGAGCGGCTCGCGCTCATCGCGCCGGCTACGAACTGGATGGCCATTGTCCGTCACGGCATTCGTCGCGCCCGGCTGCCAGCCTTTCTTGCTGCACTCGTCACCCGCACGATGGCTTCATCGGCCGGAAGCAAGCTCATAGGGATTCCGGCTCCCCTCGATTTCCACCGCCTCGACTGGATCGACGAGTTCACTCTGGGCATCCCCACACTTGTGATCCACTCGGACGGCGACGAAGAGATCCCGTTCGAACTCACAAGGGAGTTCGCTGCCGCGCATGGCACGGTGAAGCTGGTCGCAACCAAGACAGCTCCCCATGGATGGGAAGCGAACGTCGATCCAGAACTGTTCCAGTCCACATTGACCGCCTGGCTCGCGAACCCCGTCCCCACGACCTGA
- a CDS encoding DUF2637 domain-containing protein → MLTAVVGTVFIAAGAFWLSFTSLADLARRSGLGHDQAWAWPLIVDGIIVVATVAVVVLSGTRAAWYPWMLLFAGALISVAGNAVHAVVTASSDVPLVLAAAVAAVPPLVLLAITHLTSVLTRHAAPSTSGQRAEPEVVVDSIADERVSLRVVAAERPRALANEGPARAAELRAAGWSNRAIAERLGVHPATIGRWLQDRVPHTGPQNELTEGS, encoded by the coding sequence ATGCTGACCGCGGTCGTAGGCACAGTCTTCATCGCGGCAGGCGCGTTCTGGCTCTCGTTCACCTCACTCGCGGACCTCGCGCGGCGTTCCGGTCTGGGACACGACCAGGCATGGGCCTGGCCACTGATCGTCGACGGAATCATCGTCGTCGCGACCGTCGCCGTGGTCGTACTCAGCGGAACGCGCGCCGCGTGGTACCCCTGGATGCTGCTCTTTGCAGGCGCGCTCATCTCCGTGGCCGGCAACGCCGTCCATGCTGTCGTCACCGCGAGCTCGGACGTACCGCTCGTGCTGGCCGCGGCTGTCGCAGCCGTCCCACCCCTCGTACTTCTCGCCATCACCCATCTCACATCGGTGCTGACCCGCCATGCCGCCCCATCCACATCCGGTCAGCGAGCTGAGCCCGAGGTGGTGGTCGACTCGATCGCTGACGAGAGAGTTTCCCTGCGTGTCGTCGCCGCCGAAAGGCCGCGCGCACTGGCCAACGAAGGGCCCGCCCGCGCAGCGGAGCTTCGCGCGGCCGGATGGTCGAACCGCGCGATCGCTGAGCGCCTGGGGGTCCATCCGGCGACGATCGGCCGATGGCTGCAGGACCGCGTGCCCCACACCGGGCCACAGAACGAACTGACAGAAGGGAGTTGA
- a CDS encoding bifunctional DNA primase/polymerase, whose amino-acid sequence MNIAEVLLQVGRLDTRRAAVQFAAAGLPIFPCEPGGKRPLTGAGFFDATRDVEQIRSWWIRSPGANIGLPTGHASGIDVVDVDVKPHGSGFPLLRRAVDEGLLDGELARVRTPSGGLHIYFPASGTAQRCWQAARAHIDFRGDGGYIVVPPSVTRSQSGTKAYTPFSLSSGPALPVDAVALRNFVDPRPVREARAQTDAVSGEVLAHWVSRLREGERNHGLFWAACRLSEAGVIADAIIELLGPAAARIGLDADEIERTVHSAFRHTHPGRASTGVTALSNSPPASRMSHLTRGLP is encoded by the coding sequence ATGAACATCGCAGAGGTGCTGCTGCAAGTCGGGCGACTAGACACTCGCCGAGCGGCGGTGCAGTTCGCGGCTGCAGGACTGCCCATCTTCCCGTGCGAGCCGGGTGGCAAGCGTCCGCTGACCGGTGCTGGATTCTTCGACGCTACGCGCGACGTCGAACAGATCAGGTCGTGGTGGATTCGCTCACCGGGCGCGAACATCGGGCTGCCCACCGGCCATGCGTCGGGCATCGACGTTGTCGACGTGGACGTCAAGCCGCACGGATCGGGCTTCCCCCTGCTTCGCAGGGCCGTCGACGAAGGACTCCTCGACGGAGAACTCGCGCGCGTGCGCACGCCATCGGGCGGACTGCACATCTACTTCCCGGCGTCCGGGACCGCTCAGCGGTGCTGGCAAGCAGCCCGCGCACACATCGACTTCCGCGGTGACGGCGGCTACATCGTCGTCCCGCCTTCAGTGACTCGCTCCCAGAGCGGCACGAAGGCGTACACCCCCTTCTCGCTCTCGTCGGGTCCGGCCCTGCCCGTGGATGCTGTTGCGTTGCGCAACTTCGTGGATCCGCGGCCCGTCCGTGAAGCTCGAGCGCAGACGGATGCGGTCAGCGGCGAGGTGCTCGCCCATTGGGTGTCTCGACTTCGCGAGGGTGAACGCAATCACGGACTGTTCTGGGCGGCGTGCCGACTAAGCGAAGCAGGAGTGATCGCGGACGCGATCATCGAACTGCTCGGACCAGCCGCTGCCCGCATCGGACTGGACGCGGATGAGATCGAACGCACGGTCCACTCGGCATTCCGGCACACGCATCCTGGCCGGGCGAGCACCGGCGTGACCGCTCTCAGCAACTCGCCGCCGGCATCACGGATGTCCCACTTGACGCGGGGCTTGCCGTGA
- a CDS encoding M23 family metallopeptidase, whose product MSKIVGLLLVLLITFPAIGLVAVATLLSPAVASCSISGLVVGPIPESLTARSRDGHEVTLDRRQLTHAATIITVGAQTVGVGRPGVVVAIMAALTESTLQMLANSTAYPESTAYPNDGDGSDHDSLGLFQMRPDAGWGIVAELMDASYQARAFFGGPTGPTGGSPGGLLDIAGWHSLDPGVAAQAVEVSAYPDRYQNYQPVAEAILRALIARSSSVGAREDPRVPETTRVVFPLPPGTYNDTSSFGWRTDPFTGKRTFHEGSDLTAAGGTPILAIADGLVTFVGHNGGFGNLIIVEHRVGGDRVASYYAHMWDGGIHVVAGSSVAAGQHIGDVGSSGRSTGPHLHLEIHPGGPSHAPVNAIDWLTEHGAEGIDSGALVRAACVAPAS is encoded by the coding sequence ATGTCGAAGATTGTTGGCCTGCTGCTCGTGCTGTTGATCACCTTCCCAGCGATCGGGCTCGTCGCAGTCGCGACTCTGCTCAGCCCCGCAGTCGCGTCGTGCTCTATCAGCGGTCTCGTGGTCGGCCCGATTCCCGAGTCGTTGACGGCTCGCTCGCGGGATGGGCACGAAGTCACCCTGGATCGACGCCAGCTGACTCACGCCGCGACGATTATCACGGTCGGCGCACAAACGGTTGGGGTCGGTCGCCCTGGCGTGGTAGTCGCGATCATGGCCGCCCTGACCGAGTCGACCCTACAAATGCTGGCGAATTCGACCGCCTATCCGGAATCTACGGCGTATCCGAACGACGGCGACGGCTCCGATCACGACTCGCTCGGCCTTTTCCAAATGCGTCCTGACGCCGGATGGGGAATCGTCGCGGAGCTGATGGATGCGTCGTACCAGGCCCGCGCGTTCTTTGGCGGCCCGACGGGACCCACCGGCGGTTCGCCCGGGGGGTTGCTGGATATCGCCGGGTGGCATTCGCTCGACCCGGGCGTCGCTGCGCAGGCCGTCGAGGTAAGCGCCTATCCCGATCGATACCAGAACTATCAGCCCGTCGCAGAAGCAATCCTCAGGGCACTCATTGCGAGGTCGTCGAGCGTCGGCGCACGCGAGGACCCGCGGGTGCCGGAGACGACGAGGGTCGTGTTTCCACTCCCGCCCGGTACCTACAACGACACCTCGAGCTTTGGGTGGCGCACCGATCCGTTCACGGGCAAGCGGACCTTCCACGAGGGCAGCGACCTCACCGCCGCAGGTGGGACGCCGATCCTCGCGATCGCCGATGGTCTCGTGACCTTCGTAGGGCACAACGGTGGGTTCGGCAACCTGATCATCGTCGAACATCGCGTCGGCGGCGATCGGGTCGCCTCGTACTACGCGCACATGTGGGATGGCGGCATCCACGTCGTGGCGGGCAGCAGCGTTGCGGCTGGACAGCACATCGGCGATGTGGGCTCGTCGGGACGTTCCACAGGTCCCCACTTGCACCTCGAGATCCACCCGGGAGGGCCATCGCATGCGCCGGTGAACGCCATCGACTGGCTGACCGAGCACGGCGCCGAAGGCATAGACAGCGGGGCACTCGTACGCGCCGCGTGCGTCGCACCAGCATCATGA
- a CDS encoding ParB N-terminal domain-containing protein: protein MNQQGHVELERSVDSIRVGSRHRADLGDIDALAESIESQGLLQPITVTPEGVLVCGARRLAALRQLGVRKVSVWIRGGISDRLTQVLAEQDENALHKPLSPTEAAALYRECKMLLAEDAARRQVASRFGAGDTQPQPGGAVTVTAPSKRNDGDTRTQAALMVTGRRSFTTLERIGRLQDIAADQSLPAEVRVRARAELDAVEGGAPVLPAFRRVSEGQVLAELETVAKSPRVTAETRDAANTAASKIRAGEAPSWGEDPRQFAAHAMAQSKSDQPGPAAMHKVISAELKRFVYTWDDLARWWERFDPGVIASGLTPEEWQRFEQTLEGSRRFAERVRALRADDATTSRRAS from the coding sequence ATGAACCAGCAGGGGCACGTCGAGCTTGAGCGATCCGTCGACTCCATCCGGGTCGGATCGAGACACCGTGCCGATCTCGGCGACATCGATGCGCTTGCCGAATCGATCGAGAGTCAGGGGCTCCTCCAGCCCATAACAGTCACACCCGAAGGCGTCCTCGTCTGCGGAGCGCGCCGACTCGCCGCACTGCGGCAGCTCGGTGTTCGGAAGGTCAGCGTGTGGATCCGGGGCGGTATCTCGGACCGGCTCACGCAGGTGCTGGCCGAGCAGGACGAGAATGCGCTGCACAAGCCCCTCTCGCCGACCGAGGCGGCCGCCCTGTATCGCGAGTGCAAGATGCTCCTCGCCGAAGACGCCGCGCGGCGGCAGGTTGCATCGCGGTTCGGCGCTGGCGACACCCAGCCGCAGCCAGGCGGCGCCGTTACGGTAACGGCACCGTCGAAGCGCAACGACGGCGACACCCGCACACAGGCGGCGCTGATGGTCACCGGCCGACGCTCCTTCACGACGCTGGAGCGCATCGGCCGGCTCCAAGACATCGCTGCGGATCAGTCCTTGCCCGCAGAGGTTCGTGTTCGCGCACGGGCCGAGCTCGATGCGGTCGAAGGCGGCGCCCCGGTCCTCCCCGCGTTCCGTCGCGTGAGCGAAGGCCAGGTCCTCGCGGAGCTCGAGACGGTCGCCAAATCACCCAGAGTGACCGCAGAGACGCGCGACGCGGCGAACACGGCCGCCTCGAAGATTCGAGCCGGCGAAGCACCGTCGTGGGGTGAGGACCCGCGACAGTTCGCCGCGCATGCGATGGCGCAGTCAAAATCAGACCAGCCGGGGCCCGCCGCCATGCACAAGGTCATCTCGGCTGAGCTCAAGCGGTTCGTCTACACGTGGGATGACCTCGCCAGATGGTGGGAGCGGTTCGACCCGGGTGTCATCGCGTCCGGGCTCACGCCGGAAGAGTGGCAGCGATTCGAGCAAACCCTCGAGGGCAGTCGAAGGTTCGCCGAGCGCGTTCGTGCGCTCCGCGCCGACGACGCGACGACGTCGCGGCGCGCCAGCTGA
- a CDS encoding DUF6112 family protein, which yields MSTNVFPDFGAVGAADQLRDIVGALMMFALITSVLILVVCAVTWALAAGHGHYQTAARARLGVWLACGTAALAGAAVALVNFLLGVGAGL from the coding sequence ATGAGCACCAACGTCTTCCCGGACTTCGGCGCCGTCGGCGCCGCGGATCAGCTACGCGACATCGTCGGCGCACTCATGATGTTCGCACTCATCACCTCGGTCCTCATCCTCGTCGTCTGCGCCGTCACATGGGCGTTGGCCGCGGGGCACGGGCATTACCAAACGGCAGCGCGGGCACGGCTCGGGGTATGGCTCGCGTGCGGCACGGCCGCGCTCGCCGGCGCCGCCGTCGCACTGGTCAACTTCCTCCTCGGCGTCGGCGCCGGCCTGTAG
- the mobF gene encoding MobF family relaxase, with protein sequence MTVSMRVMSAGDGYKYLLRTVAAGDGARSLSTPLTRYYNAEGTPAGRWMGMGLAALGNDLRDGDTVTESQLQLLIGMGRHPVTGEPLGRAYPEYATASQQRAVAGFDFTFSIPKSASVLWGVADAETQSLIASAHQQAVAYVVAYMEREVAATRTGATGVDGAVAQVPVRGIIATAFDHFDSRAGDPHLHTHVVISNKVQTSLDGKWRSLDGRPMHAAVVALSELHEAIFTDELTRAVGVQWEARDRGRDRNVTWAIAGVPEQVVGEFSARSHAIDHEADVLIDAFTKVHGHRPNAVTVMKLRAQATLSTRPEKQLHSLAELAAEWRSRAARLVGRDATEWARTVVANNAQQQSVRGSDIPSGAIAELGEKVMHAVAEKRTTWRRWNLIAEAARQTMSMRFVSASDREAVVELVADAAEMASLRLSPPEIADSPREFQRADGSSVFRARRSAVFTAELLLEAEARLLERSRDTRAPLVAATWPAEPGNRARGDGLAVDQVAALNAIVSSGRSIDVLVGPAGTGKTTAMRALRIAWEATHGSGSVVGLAPSAGAARVLAEDLGISTENTAKWWTNHLLHGSTFSVGQLVIIDEASLAGTLSLDRITGLATDAGAKVLLVGDHAQLQAVDASGAFALLVHDRDDAPELFDVHRFVCAWEKTASVQLRDGDTDVIDTYVAHGRIVDGETEVMIDAAYAAWREDIRRGLSSVLVADSAATVASLNVRARAERILDGEISGTREVRLHDGSAAAAGDIVLTRLNDRNLAAGRGWVRNGDRWRVTEVTKSGRMLVRRADRRRGNAVMLPSSYVAEHVDLGYAITAHRVQGITTDTAHALVAGGMTRESLYVAMTRGRQANNAYVAVDRADAVHAGPHPGDTPQANAQSVLQGVLLHVGAELSAHEMIAAEQDRWASIAQLAAEYETVAAAAQRERWVELIENSGLSALQVASVVASDGFAPLSAELRRAEAHHHLVDALVPLLVGSRNFDGAADIAAVLQSRLERAIASGNDRSLGRKAPRTIVGLIDEAIGPMAPEMRCALNERRLLMEQRARDLLDRALRERESWAVELGVEPAGPGAGAWRRHAQVVAAYRDRFGVTGRCALGGAPATTSQNRDYLRASAALRAATSLARDVPDESRSRWGSARAVNVERL encoded by the coding sequence ATGACGGTTTCGATGCGGGTGATGAGTGCCGGCGACGGCTATAAGTATCTGCTTCGCACGGTCGCCGCGGGGGATGGGGCGCGCTCGTTGTCCACTCCACTTACGCGCTATTACAACGCCGAGGGCACGCCTGCTGGCCGATGGATGGGCATGGGACTCGCAGCGCTGGGAAACGATCTGCGCGACGGCGACACGGTCACTGAGTCCCAGCTTCAGTTGCTGATCGGAATGGGTCGGCACCCAGTTACGGGTGAGCCGCTCGGTCGCGCCTATCCCGAGTACGCGACTGCTTCCCAACAGCGCGCCGTCGCCGGCTTCGACTTCACGTTCTCGATTCCGAAGTCGGCCAGCGTGCTGTGGGGTGTTGCCGATGCTGAGACTCAGTCACTCATCGCGAGCGCACACCAGCAGGCTGTTGCGTACGTGGTCGCATACATGGAACGCGAGGTTGCAGCGACGCGCACCGGTGCAACCGGTGTCGATGGAGCTGTTGCGCAAGTTCCTGTGCGAGGGATCATCGCAACGGCCTTCGATCACTTCGACAGTCGGGCGGGTGACCCGCACCTGCACACGCACGTCGTCATCAGCAACAAGGTTCAGACTTCGCTCGATGGGAAGTGGCGCTCGCTGGATGGCCGTCCCATGCATGCGGCAGTCGTGGCGCTATCTGAGTTGCACGAAGCGATCTTCACCGACGAGCTCACTCGCGCGGTCGGCGTGCAATGGGAGGCCCGCGATCGAGGACGCGATCGCAACGTCACCTGGGCAATTGCAGGCGTACCTGAGCAGGTCGTGGGTGAGTTCTCCGCTCGATCGCATGCGATAGATCACGAGGCGGATGTCTTGATCGACGCGTTTACGAAAGTTCACGGTCACCGACCGAACGCAGTCACGGTCATGAAGCTGCGTGCGCAGGCGACCCTTTCAACGCGTCCCGAGAAACAACTCCATTCGCTTGCCGAACTTGCAGCGGAGTGGCGCAGTCGGGCGGCTCGGCTTGTTGGTCGTGACGCGACCGAGTGGGCGCGTACTGTCGTCGCCAACAACGCGCAGCAGCAGTCAGTACGAGGGTCCGACATCCCCTCCGGCGCCATCGCAGAATTGGGCGAGAAGGTCATGCACGCCGTTGCTGAGAAGCGGACGACGTGGCGCCGCTGGAATCTCATCGCAGAGGCCGCGAGGCAGACGATGTCTATGCGCTTCGTCTCGGCATCCGATCGCGAAGCTGTCGTCGAACTGGTCGCGGATGCAGCGGAAATGGCCTCGTTGCGGCTGTCACCTCCCGAGATCGCGGATAGTCCGCGAGAGTTCCAGCGTGCCGATGGATCCTCGGTCTTCCGTGCGCGACGAAGCGCGGTGTTCACGGCCGAGTTGCTGCTTGAGGCTGAGGCGCGGCTGCTCGAAAGATCGCGGGACACGCGCGCGCCCCTTGTCGCGGCCACCTGGCCCGCCGAGCCTGGCAATCGAGCGAGAGGCGACGGGCTCGCAGTTGACCAGGTTGCGGCACTCAACGCAATTGTCAGCTCGGGCCGATCGATCGACGTGCTCGTGGGACCCGCTGGCACGGGAAAGACGACGGCCATGCGCGCGTTGCGCATCGCGTGGGAAGCCACGCACGGGTCGGGTTCAGTCGTGGGACTGGCGCCGTCGGCTGGTGCGGCCCGCGTCCTGGCAGAGGATCTCGGCATCTCGACGGAGAACACTGCGAAATGGTGGACGAATCACCTCCTGCACGGCTCGACGTTCTCCGTCGGACAGCTCGTCATCATCGATGAAGCTTCGCTCGCTGGAACCCTGTCTCTCGATCGCATCACTGGGCTCGCGACCGATGCCGGCGCGAAAGTGCTCCTGGTGGGGGACCACGCTCAACTCCAAGCGGTCGATGCAAGCGGCGCATTCGCTCTGCTCGTCCACGATCGTGATGATGCCCCGGAGCTGTTCGACGTCCATCGCTTCGTGTGTGCATGGGAGAAGACGGCATCCGTGCAACTCCGCGATGGAGACACCGACGTCATCGACACCTACGTGGCCCACGGCCGGATCGTGGATGGTGAGACCGAGGTGATGATCGACGCTGCGTACGCCGCCTGGCGGGAAGACATTCGTCGAGGACTGTCGAGTGTGCTCGTCGCCGACTCGGCGGCCACGGTGGCTTCGCTGAATGTGCGGGCCCGTGCCGAGCGCATCCTCGACGGCGAGATCAGCGGGACCCGCGAAGTGAGGTTGCACGATGGAAGTGCCGCTGCGGCCGGTGACATCGTCCTGACTCGTCTGAATGACCGTAATCTCGCAGCCGGCCGTGGGTGGGTGCGCAATGGAGACCGATGGAGAGTAACCGAGGTGACGAAGAGCGGAAGGATGCTTGTGCGTCGCGCTGATCGAAGGCGCGGAAATGCGGTGATGCTGCCGAGCTCGTACGTTGCCGAGCACGTTGACCTCGGCTATGCGATCACCGCGCACCGAGTTCAAGGCATCACCACGGACACAGCGCACGCGCTGGTTGCAGGTGGGATGACCCGCGAAAGTCTGTATGTGGCGATGACACGCGGACGCCAAGCGAACAACGCGTATGTAGCCGTCGATCGTGCCGACGCGGTTCACGCGGGGCCGCATCCCGGAGATACTCCACAGGCAAATGCACAGTCCGTCTTGCAAGGCGTGCTGCTCCACGTCGGCGCGGAGCTGTCGGCTCACGAGATGATCGCGGCCGAGCAGGATCGGTGGGCGTCCATCGCCCAGTTGGCCGCGGAATACGAGACGGTGGCCGCCGCGGCACAGCGCGAGCGGTGGGTGGAGCTGATCGAGAACTCCGGACTTTCTGCCTTGCAGGTCGCATCAGTTGTGGCTTCGGATGGGTTCGCGCCACTCAGTGCCGAGCTGAGGCGCGCCGAAGCTCATCACCACCTCGTCGACGCGCTCGTCCCCCTCCTCGTGGGTTCCCGGAACTTCGACGGGGCGGCAGACATCGCAGCGGTGCTCCAGTCGCGACTCGAAAGGGCGATAGCGAGCGGCAACGACAGGAGCCTCGGTCGCAAGGCACCGCGCACGATCGTGGGGCTGATCGACGAGGCAATCGGACCGATGGCCCCGGAGATGCGCTGTGCGCTGAACGAGCGGCGTTTGCTGATGGAGCAACGCGCACGGGATCTCCTCGATCGAGCTCTCCGCGAGCGCGAGTCCTGGGCGGTCGAGTTGGGTGTGGAACCCGCAGGGCCCGGTGCAGGTGCGTGGCGCCGTCACGCTCAAGTGGTCGCTGCTTATCGCGATCGATTCGGGGTGACCGGGCGCTGCGCGCTTGGCGGCGCCCCTGCAACGACCAGCCAGAACAGGGATTATCTGCGTGCGAGCGCCGCGCTGAGGGCGGCGACGAGTCTGGCCCGCGACGTGCCAGATGAATCGCGATCGAGATGGGGGAGTGCGCGTGCAGTGAATGTCGAACGGCTCTAG
- a CDS encoding ArdC-like ssDNA-binding domain-containing protein, whose product MARPDSGSRLTELHDRLVQSVETLIHSDDWKRALEFTAHFRSRSFNNTLLIWAQHAAAFEAGMVTQPMPTYVAGFRQWEDLGRRVVAGQHGYMIFAPRTARFATSTPLDASSWRRLATRERPRSGETVRVGVTGSRPAYAWDITQTTGPPVTEPPGPQLLRGDAPTGLWVGLATLVEEEGFSLSLAAGAAALDGASGRTDFSRRHVEVREDMDAAARTKTLAHELAHIRLHNPGSEAMPHRGIGEVEAESVALIVAAAHGMDTQEYTIPYVAGWATGVPDMDAVAVVQQTGERVRRAAVAILEQLPTEQISAGDPPGFERPGPALNRVRSVTASNPARTTDHAIARSLS is encoded by the coding sequence ATGGCAAGACCCGACTCGGGATCGAGGCTCACGGAGTTACATGATCGGCTCGTTCAGTCCGTGGAAACGCTGATCCATAGCGACGACTGGAAACGCGCGCTCGAGTTCACGGCTCATTTCCGCTCGCGGTCGTTCAACAACACTCTGCTGATCTGGGCGCAGCACGCGGCCGCGTTCGAGGCGGGGATGGTCACGCAGCCGATGCCGACCTATGTCGCGGGCTTCAGGCAATGGGAGGACCTGGGCCGCAGAGTCGTGGCGGGGCAGCACGGCTACATGATCTTCGCGCCGCGAACGGCGCGGTTCGCGACATCCACCCCCCTGGATGCATCATCGTGGCGTCGCCTTGCGACGCGGGAGCGCCCACGTTCCGGCGAGACGGTGCGCGTCGGGGTGACCGGCTCGCGGCCGGCTTACGCATGGGATATCACGCAGACGACCGGCCCGCCGGTCACAGAGCCTCCGGGTCCGCAGCTCCTACGAGGAGACGCGCCGACCGGGCTGTGGGTCGGGCTCGCGACATTGGTCGAGGAGGAGGGGTTCAGCCTGTCGCTGGCAGCCGGCGCAGCAGCGCTGGATGGCGCTAGCGGGCGTACAGACTTCTCGAGGCGGCACGTCGAAGTCCGGGAGGACATGGATGCGGCCGCGCGAACGAAGACGCTCGCGCACGAGCTCGCACACATTCGACTGCACAATCCGGGCAGTGAAGCAATGCCTCACCGCGGGATCGGGGAGGTAGAGGCAGAGTCCGTCGCTCTCATTGTGGCCGCCGCGCATGGCATGGACACCCAGGAGTACACGATCCCCTACGTCGCCGGCTGGGCAACGGGAGTGCCTGACATGGATGCTGTCGCGGTTGTGCAGCAGACCGGCGAGCGCGTGCGGCGGGCGGCGGTGGCAATTCTCGAACAACTGCCGACCGAGCAGATCAGCGCAGGCGATCCTCCCGGCTTTGAGCGCCCCGGACCTGCACTGAATCGGGTCCGGTCAGTCACGGCGTCGAACCCGGCGCGAACGACCGACCACGCGATCGCGAGGAGTTTGTCATGA
- a CDS encoding helix-turn-helix transcriptional regulator: MARRALGEAGAWSMDLARAISTLRDAAGMTNQELIERAGISSSYFYSRLRGAAPFDVNDIENIAGALGVHPHEISRVAALDGAVEEIEALVQTRPRELGRRLTAVAHAPRADGSAFDLHQLLRDLAERGISLSAENWAALIGGGAGTGVSVRLLEGVSDYAGISPTYLLDLDDDEAAEAAEANLDFREALKDSGADSISARAVGEVSPAALRAIAQSLRSISAQ; encoded by the coding sequence GTGGCTAGACGAGCGCTCGGCGAGGCAGGCGCCTGGTCGATGGACCTGGCGCGGGCGATTTCGACACTCAGAGACGCCGCCGGCATGACGAACCAGGAGCTCATCGAGCGCGCAGGGATCTCGTCGAGCTACTTCTACTCGAGGCTGCGCGGTGCCGCCCCTTTCGATGTGAACGACATCGAGAACATCGCCGGAGCACTCGGGGTGCACCCGCATGAGATCTCTCGGGTAGCTGCCCTCGACGGTGCGGTGGAAGAGATCGAAGCTCTGGTGCAGACGCGCCCACGCGAGCTCGGTCGCCGGCTGACCGCTGTTGCGCACGCGCCGCGAGCCGACGGCTCAGCCTTCGACCTTCACCAGCTTCTCCGGGACTTGGCGGAGCGGGGAATTTCTCTGAGCGCCGAGAACTGGGCTGCGCTCATCGGTGGGGGAGCGGGAACCGGTGTAAGCGTCCGCCTGCTCGAGGGCGTGAGCGATTACGCCGGAATTTCCCCGACATACCTGTTGGACCTGGATGACGACGAGGCGGCCGAGGCGGCAGAGGCGAACCTCGATTTCCGCGAGGCACTCAAGGACTCGGGGGCGGACTCGATCTCTGCGCGGGCGGTCGGCGAGGTCTCGCCGGCTGCTCTCCGCGCGATTGCGCAGTCATTGCGTTCCATCTCTGCGCAGTGA
- a CDS encoding DUF6112 family protein gives MIDIDPNATGLPGIEQLRVIVGAVMTIGLILSVLALIVSAIVWGFGANSSNPHLASRGKLGVLVSCGAAIICGAAVTLINFFWGVGQTV, from the coding sequence GTGATCGACATAGACCCGAATGCCACAGGTCTTCCAGGCATCGAGCAACTGCGCGTCATCGTCGGGGCGGTCATGACGATCGGCCTCATCCTGAGCGTTCTCGCGCTGATCGTGTCCGCGATCGTGTGGGGCTTCGGCGCGAACTCCTCCAATCCTCACCTCGCATCTCGGGGCAAGCTCGGCGTGCTGGTGTCATGCGGCGCCGCGATCATCTGCGGCGCCGCGGTCACGCTCATCAACTTCTTCTGGGGCGTCGGTCAGACCGTCTGA